The genomic stretch aaacgttattttttaagaaataaaaaaataaacacttaaataaaaaaatagagggatctttatgtaaatataatttttaatataaaaaattacaaaaataatttataaatatttattaatatttcaaaaataaaaatattttaaaaataccgAAATGACACTTTGTGAAGTTTTGTGTATCATACCTAGGCACTGCCCTTGTTGCTTTAATACacaattcatatatatatatatatatgtgaattgtgtatgcaattattattattttttttaagattatgCCTTATCACTGGTGCCCCCACCAATCAGCCCCACAGTATGATGGaagattaaattagaaattcaacGTCAGATTTCGATGTTAAGAGCCCCCACAGGACGGGGCCCCCACCAACCGACTACATCTATTAGAGTCGTTCTTGACTGCTGGATTATACCTTGGGATAAGAGATATGCAACTATTGGTCcaaaaaggtgaaatcgcttACCCCGAGTGCCCCCCACACTCGACCCGACAGAAGGAGATATGCAACTATTATTAATATTAGGTGTGGTTCATTCAATAAGAATTGACTGTTTTGATTGGTTTAGAATCAGttctccatctttttcttcctcttattGTTGGTGGGTGGTTTGTCCATTTCCTTCATCCAAATCTAATGATGTAAatctaacacacacacacatatgtatatatggaaaattttatttagatattcatttgtaacactaaattaaatatattatatattattttcatattaatatcttaggttatatattttttactgttttcaaacaatttttaattttttaaaatagtgaaaatatgtttacttttaaatttttaaaaataataaaaaaattataaagaaaaatcaaaataataaaaagtcattttatctgttttcattataaatatgctcaaaatttttaaaacgtggaaaacattacaaataaaaagaacgcgttttcaacaatatcaaaataaatctttaaaatacaaaactaaaaataaatttaaaactaaaatacaaaaagaacacctccttatattttatgtcaCATTAATATAGacacataatattttaatacacGAGTGTTATTAAAAGTGTGACAAGTAGaacaaatccatatttttgtcCCTATGTTTTCACTTCTTTTTGTGTGATCACTCGAACTTTtcgttgttttaattatacccttaaacttaattttcaaatcaatttaaaccCTAtagtttgattctttttttcATGTGACCAGccgaactttttgttattttgattatacccTTGTCCCTAccttttcaatttaatttaatcaatgtatttttatgtataaaaaaaatataaagtaagatgataaagtatatattatacattGTTTACGtcaaaatatagatattaaattgattaaaaaatacatgtcTATAGGTGTattcgaaataataaaaagtttaaaatatcatacGAAAAAAACTATCATAATACAGAATtttaattgactcaaaaatataaatttaaagatgtgtaatcgaaataacaaaaaaatttaaacaatcataccaaaaatatataaaaatataaatctgaCATTGAAAAGTGTTGATAtgacatttatatatatataggctgttttttaattttctccattGTTTTTGGGTGCCGACATGCCTTTTGActttgcctttttttttgttgtccATGTTTTCAACTACAAAGACGGATCAAAGTTACATTCGCCAATGTGGCAATATCTACCACTATATATGCATTTTACCACTTGGATCTCTCCAAGGTGGGCATTTTAAGTGCAACTACACTTAAAAAAACAAGTGGATCTAAGAGCTTGATTGGTTGGTTGTGTCCTTATAATATCATTTGAAATTTAAGAGTGAAAGCTAATGCTACTTTTAATGAAGTCGAACAGTTTGAttaataaagaataataatgTCAATATAATGGGGGAAACGAGGGGCTCGGTTTGCtcattttatacatataatttttttaaaaaaattacatgtaGTATCTCTAAGATTTAGAATAATTGCAAgaattatcttttattatttaagaaattacgATGAGTACCCTAGAAGATTAATACtgtattgtaattttttttctgtcATTACTTAAtcctaattaaatattaaaatggcCAAAATACCCTTACATTTAAagattttcttctcatttcttttttttttttctctttttcttagtTTCTTCTCTGTTCTCTACAATGAAACCCAAGTTTGAGCTcacctctatctctttttctttttttttttaatatctctATAATGGCCTTtgtctctctctattttttaataacCTAGCAGTCGACGACTATTGCTAAATGATGATTACtgattacttttttttttattacttttctaaaattagagaagaaagaagagatagaATAAAGGgtaaaattgttgttttattaatttgtttaacaactagggaagggaggttatcattgatttttaaatataagatgatttttacaaataagTCAAACCTTCGCGATGGCTATTATAGTTTTAgcaatattttttgtaatttagacTTATCACTTTTTTGGGGGGCTTAAAAATAGgaagtgaatttttttttgtctttcttatCTCATGATgcatttttatttgcatttctAGAACCGATCGAATCTTGATCCACTTATTAGCTTCAACTcattttcgatttgatttggtTAGGTAGGATTGGTCCAAGACTAAGAACTAGTTGAagtgaataaataatattatttattaatagtatacatataaatatgtatatatggtttttttaaaaaattatattaaaaaacaagaattttttttttaaaaaactagaTCGAACTAGTCTAGTCCCGACCCTAATCAATCTAATCCAAAACTAGTTCAAACTAAATGAATACCTTTACAAACAAATGTGTCCAATTAATGTTCTCATAATTAGGAAGAAAAGTTAGGCATGATAGTTGTTGAAGAAcattttttgttgaaaaatttcAGTTtgaattatacattttttaattgaaatcaaatattcTATACACATTTGCATATATAACCcacattctttttccttttgttttcaagactctaaattaattagatgatttttttttttcatttttcttttgtcgAGAGGGAGCTGACATATTAAGTTCTATGAATATTCAAAAAAACTTATTgttatcaataatattaatgtggCATAATTTGTCTCTTACTGTTAAACTCATAGATCGTATAATGGAGGACATTTGaaacaattaaaagaaatcaaatttaaacTAGAGATGTCAACTATTAGCATAAAGTGTGAGTCTATATTGAAAAACATGATAAActtgtgtattttttatctaaaattttaggTAACTCTTCATCTAAGTCCACTTGAtaacagttaaaaaaaatataaaatttttatacataaaaattcaTCAGAATAAGAAGATAGTGACAACTTGATaaatataacacacacacacacataactAGATTTTGTATTCATTCTATAAAAAGTAATATTTATGAAATCACATGTTTTGAGGCATTATATTTAGAGAAATAgacagagagacagagacaaGACAAAGAAGAATGGTGAATGGAGTTGGAATTGGGAAGACTATAGATTTTGTCCAAAGGGAGGAGTGGTagtaggaggaggaggaggtgagGGAGAATAATTGTCAAAATATCAccttttttaagtaaaaaaatttattctcaaattaccatattttcaaaaataattcccaaaataccaccattttgggattttttttttttttaacaaaaaaattggtATTTTTGGCAATTACTCTGAGAGTGGTCCACAAATTCCATTCCACAGCTGCTACTTTTACATAGTACAGAAGAAAGGCCCtttgttatttctttctttcttttcttatatgcTTTAGGCATTAGACATGAGATTGGAGTGTTAGGCATTGACTACTGTATTGGGTATGGGAAGTGCAATCCACACGTCTGTGAATGGATTTGATTGGTGTTTGGTGGTGGGAGGGGGGAATTGGAAATGCCAATGCCATTGAATCTCTCATTCAACTCACCTCTTCACTCTGACTTTGAGCAAGCCCCACCTTttccctccttttttttttctctccttccTTTTTTATGACAACATCCAACAGAGGCCTTAGCTTATAAATTTGGGACATCTTCCCCACTCCAATCCCCACCAACTCATTAGCTTGGCTTAGCTTAGCTAGTAATACCACAACATCTCCTCAGCCACAGacacagagagaaagagagactcAACTTGATATGGAGAGTAGAGAGCAGGAAGAGACCACTTTTGATTGGAGAAGCAGACCTTCCAATCCCAACAAGCATGGTGGAATGAAAGCAGCTGCCTTTGTTCttggtatctctctctctctctctctctctgtgcacATTTTTTTTGCATGGCCAAACGTTAGGGAGAAGTTGGCTCAGTTAGCTAGCTTTATCACAACTTTTTCTTCAAACTTGCTATTCCATAGTGATTGAGTACTTCTCTTATGGCCTATGTATATCTACTTGTTCTTTCTTTCTAAGTTTAGACAAGTTCTACTTGTTCTTTCTTTCTAAGTTTAGACAAGTTCTGGAACATTATCACTGTCACTCCCAAGAATTGTTCTTTAACCAATCTGCTCTCAGCACTGTATATTCAACTTTTATGTTTGGTgtgaataatattaatatttactACTAGCCTTGTTCAAGTTGATGATTGTATATGGTGGCTTTGTTTAGGGCTTCAAGCATTTGAGATAATGGCAATAGCTGCAGTTGGGAATAACCTCATAACATATGTGATAAATGAGATGCACTTCTCCTTGTCACAGTCAGCCAACGTAGTCACCAACTTCATTGGAACAGTCTTCATCCTGGCTCTCCTTGGAGGCTACCTCTCTGATTCTTATCTTGGCTGCTTCTGGACCATGCTCATCTTCGGTTTTGTGGAACTTTCTGTATCTActctctctcatattctctccctctttttatCTATTTCACTTCTACCTCCCAAGCTATATATATGCACTTCTTATGtgcattctatatatatatatggtgctTACAAATATGGGTTTATGGGTTTTTGTTGCAACTTTCTAGGGTTTCATATTGCTCTCAGTCCAAGCCCATCTTCCACAGTTGAAGCCACCACAGTGCAACATGGCAACAAATGGAGACTACTGTTTGGAAGCAAAAGGTTTCAAGGCCCTAATCTTTTTTGTGGCACTTTACCTGGTGGCAATAGGCAGTGGCTGTGTGAAGCCCAACATGATCTCCCATGGGGCAGACCAGTTTAACAAGGATGATCCCGAGCAATCCAAGAAGCTCTCCACCTACTTCAACTCTGCCTACTTTGCCTTCTCCATGGGTGAGCTTGTTGCCCTAACTGTTCTGGTTTGGGTCCAAACTCATTCTGGGATGGACATCGGCTTCGGTGTCTCAGCGGCAGCCATGGCAATGGGGTTGATTAGTTTGGTCTGTGGGACTCTGCTTTACAGGAACAAGGCTCCTCAAGGAAGCATCTTCACCCCTATTGCTCAAGTAACATCTATATTTCTTATACCTTATATCCATGCATATCCATAGCTGTTTGATTTGAGGTCTTTTGTGTTATAGATGACAGAATACTCCTAGTTTGTTTTTGCATCTTGAACTTTATTCATTGTCATCTTTACATCATATGtgtttttatatttctattgtCTGATAAGATTCATTGTTGACCAATTATGGCCTAAGTTAAGTGGATAGATTATTAAATAAGGCTACTGTAGATCTTAAGTGCATCCTCATGATTCATGACCCTAAAAAAGCTTATGTTTGCAAGTATACATTATTAGTCATGGAGCTTCTTCACTAATAATTAAGGGTACATTTttgctcctttttttttctttttctttttctttttctttttttaattttgcaggTGTTTGTGGCTGCAATTCTAAAGAGGAAGCAAGTGTGCCCATCTAATCCACAAGTGCTTCATGGAAGTCAAAGCAAGGTGCCATACAGCCACTTCTCTGTTTCTTCCAGTGCAGGCACTCTTCTTCATACTGAAAGGTTCAggtaaaattaactattttgaGAGTATACTTCCCTTCAAAATATAGTGATAAAAGGTTGAATCTTTCCAATATTTCTAAGCCTAGGCCCCAGGGGCTGGACAAGGCAGTCTTACAATTATGCCAAAATCTGAACCATTTTGTACAAAAATGTTCAGGTTTCTGGACAAGGCCTGCATAAGGACCCAGGATG from Diospyros lotus cultivar Yz01 chromosome 9, ASM1463336v1, whole genome shotgun sequence encodes the following:
- the LOC127809492 gene encoding protein NRT1/ PTR FAMILY 4.3-like encodes the protein MESREQEETTFDWRSRPSNPNKHGGMKAAAFVLGLQAFEIMAIAAVGNNLITYVINEMHFSLSQSANVVTNFIGTVFILALLGGYLSDSYLGCFWTMLIFGFVELSGFILLSVQAHLPQLKPPQCNMATNGDYCLEAKGFKALIFFVALYLVAIGSGCVKPNMISHGADQFNKDDPEQSKKLSTYFNSAYFAFSMGELVALTVLVWVQTHSGMDIGFGVSAAAMAMGLISLVCGTLLYRNKAPQGSIFTPIAQVFVAAILKRKQVCPSNPQVLHGSQSKVPYSHFSVSSSAGTLLHTERFRFLDKACIRTQDETNSKESPWRLCTVTQVEQVKILISVIPIFACTIVFNTILAQLQTFSVQQGSSMNTQLTKNFSIPPASLQSIPYSMLILIIPLYEKFFVPFARKITGHDSGITPLQRIGFGLFVVTFSMVSAAVTENKRRNLALNENKIISIIWITPQFLIFGLSEMFTAVGLIEFFYKQSLKGMQSFLTALTYCSYSFGFYLSSVLVSMVNKITSSSSNGGWLSNNNLNKDRLDLFYWLLAVLSFLNFLNYLFWVRWYSRNLSASVSSTPQPEFNREDHHSFNSSKHIGDAYIP